GTTGACTCGTGGTCAGACGTTGGAGACATCTGCCGTCGTCATCTCAACAGGCGGATGCAGTGTGCCAAAAACGGGTAGCACTGGTGACGCATATCCGTGGGTGCAAGCGCTCGGTCACACGATTGTCGATCCCTATCCAACCGAGGTACCCCTGACGAGTAATGAGCCGTTCATTGTTGATAGGAAACTCCAAGGGCTTTCTCTTCGTGGTGTGGACGTGACTGTGTGGAACGAAAAAGACAAACGCCTAACGACGGAAAACGGAGACTTGCTGTTTACGCACCTAGGTCTAAGCGGTCCCGCGGCCCTTCGCTGCAGCCATTATGTGTCCACTGCTAAACGGAAGAACCCAGGTACGAAACTAAGGGCGACAATCGATGTGCTCCCCAATGTAACGCGTGACGAGCTGTCACATCAACTATTTTCAGCTCGTGAGGAGCATCCTCGTCGAAGCCTCGCGAACGCCCTTGAACAATGGGTCCCGGAAAGGCTCGCAAGCTATGTATTGAACAAGACGAACGTGAATGGTAGTACACAGTTGACACACGTAAGCAAGTCAGATTCGGATGCCATCAGTGGCTGTATCAAGGCATGTCCTGTCGTCATTACGGGTACATTGCCTTTGGAGCAGGCGACCGTGACAGGTGGTGGTGTGAGCGTAAAAGAAGTCGATCCAAAAAGCATGCAATCAAAGCTGTGCCAAGGTCTGTTTTTTGCAGGAGAAGTGCTCGACGTTCACGCTCACACCGGTGGCTACAACATCACAGTTGCCTTCTCAACAGGACGCCTTGCGGGGCGAAGTGCCGCTATGCAGGCCATGGATGGGGATCGCGTAGTGAACAATTCATGAAGTCAAGTCACGATACAGACGTACCGTGCGACTCGTCCCTTTCCGTGCGATATCGATGCAACGGACGACGGATAAATTGCAAATAAACGTACGAAATGATAAAAAATCCGGACGAAATCAGCATCAGCCAGTCGTAGTGATCCCCTTTTAACAACCCCCCGCCCATTGAAGATCCAATGGCGTTCCCGACTCTCGTTCCAAACACCCGCATCCCAAACATTTGGGAGAACTCGCTCGTGTGGACGAAGTCGAGAAACATGGCGTCGATAATGGGGGGTGGGACGGCCGTCGAAATGGTAAGAAGAAAGTATATTCCCACGAAGACCCCCGTCGACATCGCCACGATGAACAGAAGCATACTGACAGCGCTGAGGATAAACGCCAGCAACAGCGTTGCCTGTTGCTTCAATTTTTGAATCAACGGCCGAACGAGAAAAGAACCAATCGACACCATGAAAATACTCACCGCATAGACGATGGAGGTTGTCGACGTAGTTGCGTGATACCTTTCGCTTAGAATAAGCGTTGCAAACTGATTAAAGAGTCCCCCCGCAATGCCGAATAAAATGGCGTACGAGGCCATAAACATAAGCGGCTTCGACGGAACCTGCAAAACTTTCTCGCGACGGCTGTCAGGTGCCTTGACGAAGAACCGAATGACCGGCGCGACCAAAGCAATCAAGGAACCCAGGATCATGGTCCACTGCAGGCCGACGCCCAATACGAGAAACCCTCCACAGACAATCCCGGCTCCGATCAGAAACATATACAGCGCGGTGAAACGACTGATGAGATGAGATCGCTCTCTCCCCACCATAAGCGAACTGAGTACCACATTTTCCGTACTCGTCAGCATCGAACCGCCAACGCCCGCTATGGCCGCGGTGCCCATCCACAGTGGCCACGCGTAACCGACGGAACTCCCTAAATCCCCGACTCCGATGAGCAGTGTCCCTATCTTAAACATTCTCGAGGCACCGAATCTATCGGCGATCGGTCCAACTATCAGTGCGGAACATCCGCCGCAAAATGCATTGATAGCAAATAAATAACCGATTTTTTCGTCACCGATATGAGCGGATGCGTAAAAGAACGGCTGGGCATACTGAATGATACCAATACCAAAACTGAGGAAAAATTCGCTTAAAAAATATAAGACTAACGAGCGTTTCATGTTTGCCTCCACGCTAATCACCATGAATTGGTGACAATGAGCCCATCATATCAATGAACACGACAAGAAAAAAGAGCGGGTTTCCCCGCCCTGATTTGACCGCATCCGCTACTGTAAATCGGAAACGGATGCACCATACGTTCCACCGATTTTTCGACTGTACATTCCAGGCTGTGGGTGACCATATCGATGCGGTGTATCCTCGCGTTCACCGCGCCGCATTTTTGCACTCGCTTCGGCATTGATGACCGGTCCTCGCGCTTCATCTCCGCGTCCAATGGATTTTCGTCGCGATGTCATGTGCAGTCCCCCTTCGATGGATGTGTCAAATCAAGCATAATGTAACCGGACACAAATGACTCCATGCTAGGCATTCCTGGCATACGTAGGAAAGGAACCATTCGGATGATGAAGCATCGTCTCATTCTCGCGTCGGGATCGCCACGTCGTCGTCAGTTACTCGAAATGTTAGGCCTGTCGTTCGATATTATCGTGACAAATGCTGACGAATCATTTGAACCATCGCTACCCCCAGCCAACATTGTGAGGGAACTTGCCCATCGTAAAGCATCTGCGGCCGTTCGCAGCATCACGGGGTCAGATGAGAGATTCGTAGTCGTTGCCGCCGATACAGTCGTCGTCGTGGATGGCGATATTTTGGGCAAGCCCTCGACCGAAGACGAAGCGATCGACATGCTCACGCGCCTACAAGGACGTCATCATGATGTCTATACAGGTGTCGCCGTGTACGACAGCACGACGGACAAGACCATCGGTGCATCCGTACAGACACGAGTATGGATGCACCCGAGAGCCAAAGAATGGCTCACCTGGTACGTCCGAACGGGTGAGCCAATGGACAAAGCCGGATCATATGCCATTCAAGGACAGGGAAGTCTACTTGTCGAGCGCATCGAAGGTGACTTCTACAACGTAGTCGGCCTTCCCGTCGGCAAACTGGACGAGATATTTACCGAACTGGGACTATCTATCCAGTCGTGGATGGAGGCTTAGCCCCTCACTGCGAGCACCCTATCCCCGGCATATTCCAGGGCTTGGGCCAAGTCGTCGATGAGATCGCCAATGTGCTCAATGCCAACGGAAAAACGCAGCAATGTGTCCGTTACGCCAATCGCATTTCGCACGTCTTCCGGGATGTCAAAGTGCGTTTGGCGTGCGGGGTACGTCATCAGTGACTCAACGCCGCCAAGGCTCTCCGCAAACGTAATGAGTTCGAGATGCTCGAGAATATACGGGACCATGCGGGCATCCAACACGTCAAACGATACCATCCCGCCAAAACCCGATGCTTGGCGCGAACAGATATCCCGCCCGGGATGCGTCTCTAATCCGGGATAATAGACGTGTGGAATGTCGTCCCGCGCATCGAGCCAGCCGGCGATTGCAAACGCGTTTTTCATGTGCCGTTCCATCCTGAGTGCCAACGTCTTCATGCCGCGCATGAGCAGCCATGCGTCGTGTGGCCCCAGCACAGCTCCAATGGAGTTCTGCACAAAATACAGTCGTTCGCCAAGCTCTGCGGTCTTTGCCACGACCAGACCCGCCATGACATCGTTGTGGCCGCCCAAGTACTTGGTGGCTGAGTGAAGGACAATGTCGGCGCCGAGATCGAGTGGGCGTTGTAAATAGGGTGTCATGAACGTGTTGTCGACAATCGTGAGCCATCCGCGAGCTTGAGCCAAGATGGAACAGGCAGCGATGTCGGTGATTTGCATCATTGGATTCGTCGGTGTCTCGATGAATATGGCTTTCGTGGAAGGCAAGGCGACCGCCTCAATATCGTCCATCTTACCCGTGTGTACGTACGATGCCGTGATGCCGAGCGGCCGCAGAATTTGCTCCAGAACGCGGTATGTTCCGCCATACAAGTCGTTTGAGACGATGATGTGATCACCTGGTTGAAACAGGGATAGAACAGCATGGACTGCAGCCATTCCAGATGCAAACGCCAATCCCCTGTCGCCGCCCTCCAAGTCAGCAATCGCCTCTTCTAAAGCTTTTCGCGTTGGGTTGAGCGTCCGTGCATAGTCAAACCCTGTGCTCTGACCGAGCCCAGGGTGGGCAAATGTCGTTGATTGATAGATAGGGGCTGAGATGGCTCCGGTAGCAGGGTCCAACCCGTTCCCAATTTGCGCTAAGCGAGTCTCTATCTTCATGTCATCGCTTCCTCTCCACGTATCTCTTGCAATTGTTCCAGCAGCGCAAAAGTTAAGGAAACTGTACAAATCTCTCACTGTTCCGTCAAGGCTTTACGAGAATTCGAACGGGGCGTAGAGTGTCTCATGTAAAGTTAGTTTTGTCGTGAACGAGGAGAGAACGCTCAAAATGACACGTATTTCAGTGACAACGGCGTCAAGATCCGTCGTTGGTCTCAGCTTGCTCATCGGATTGTTGGCGGTCTCCTTCTCATCCATTTTCATCGAGTGGTCGAAGGCACCTGCAGCAATCATCGGAATGTATCGGTTATGGATGTCCGTCATTCTATTCATGCCTATGGCGTGGAACAAAAGGCGAGAACTTGTCGCTCTATCGAGAAAAGATATCGGACTTGTTCTATTATCAGGCCTATTTCTCGGTCTACACTTTTTGTTTTGGATTCAATCTTTGAAAGAAACGTCTGTCGCCTCGTCGATGATCATTATTTCGCTTGAGCCCATTTTTGTTCTCATCGGCTCCATCATCGTGTTCCGCGAAGGTGCTAGCAGGAAAGCCGTTTTCAGTATGGGCCTTGCCGTATTCGGTTGCGTCGTGGTGGCCTCCGGTGACATGACACGAGGCAGTGGACATCTGTGGGGAGACCTACTGTCTCTGATCGGGACAGTCGCTGTGTCCGTGTACATGATAGCCGGTCAAAAGCTGCGTAAAAGCGTCTCAGGTACAACGTACAATGTACTCGTCTTTTTTGTCGCTGGCCTCGTTTTGTTTCTCTTCAACATTGGCACGCGTTCACCCCTCTTCGGGTACAGCGGGCAAGATTGGTTGATGTTCGCGCTGCTGGCCGTCGTCTCCACGGTACTTGGCCACGGCATCTTCAACTGGCTGCTGTCTTCGGTTGCCGCGACAACCGTGTCGATGACCATTTTAGGTGAACCGGTTGGCGCAATCGTACTTGCCTTTTTCTTATTGGGCCAACCGATCCTGTTACTTCAAGCCCTTGGAGGCGCAATATGCCTCATTGGCGTTTTTGCGTTTCTGCGACTGAATCACTCAGGCAAGAGCAATGACGAAGAATACCCACCCGGCGAGAAAACACAACCCGCCTAAGGGCGTGATCGCACCTAATGCTTTGACGCCAGTTGTACTCAGAGCGTAGAGGCTTCCCGAGAAAAGGACAACGCCGACGGCAAACAGCCACCCGGATATATGCATGGCCCGACCGCCGATGCCCATCCGCAAAAGAATTCCAACAGCGATAAGCGCCAGTGCATGATACATCTGGTACTGGTCACCTGTATGAAACACACTCAACATGTCCGGTGATAATCGATCCTTCAAAGCATGGGCGCCGAAAGCGCCCAGTGCCACGGACAAGAACGCAAAAACCGCTCCTGTTACAGCAAACCCCATTCTACTCATCCTTTCCGAATGTTTCAGTGCTGCACTACTTGGTTAATCGAGTTGAGGTGCCTTGCGGTACTTCGTCGCCTGTTCAAAGTCATAGGCAAGGCCAATCAGCTCCGCCTCCGAAAACGCCGTACCCGTGAACGTCAGTCCGACCGGTTGTCCCGCTTTGGTATACCCCGCGGGGACGGTTATGGACGGATATCCGGCTTTCGCGGCGATGCTGCAACCGAAATACGACGGAAACACGAGCGCCGCCAATCCATGTTCCTGCAGTGCCCCATCAATTCCGTCCTCACGTGACCACTTCAAATCACGGAGACGCTGTTGAAGATATTTTGCTTCGGTCAACGATCCGCTCGTTTCCTCTGCCAAACGAAACAGTGCCTGGTCATATCGCAGTGCGATCTCGGCGTGATCGTCGTTGTAAGCGATAAGCTCTGCCAGTGTGCGCGCGGGTAAAGTAGCCTCCGTCTTTGCCAAGTAAGCATTGAGCGCGACTTTAAATTCGTGAATCATCACGTCGATGTTTTCATTCAGCTCAGGCGTGGGCAGTTCAAGCGGATCGACGAGCGTTGCCCCTTTTTCTCTCAGCACATTTACAGCGGCATCGAAGACTTCTCGCTCTTCGTCGGACAGGCCTTTGTGATAATACCCCCGAGGAACGCCAATGCGGACGCCAGCCAGTTTCCCCACGCGCAGTTGCGACATATAGTCGCGGGCGAGATGGGCGGTCGACGCAGTTGCGGCGTCAGCCTTATCCTCCCCGGCAATGACTTGGAGGATTCTGGCTGCGTCAGACACCGTCCGCGTCATGGGACCCGCGGTGTCTTGGCCCATGGAGATGGGGATAATTCCGGTTCTGCTCACTAACCCAACAGTTGGTTTAATTCCAACCAGACTGTTGTTGCTGGCCGGGCTGAGAATAGAGCCACTCGTCTCCGTACCGATGGCTGCCACGGCAAACCCTGCGGCAACCGCTGCACCACTTCCCGCACTCGATCCGCCCACGTCAAACCGCCCCGGCCCATACGGGTTCAACGTCTGTCCGCCGCGGGAACTGTATCCGTTCGGCATGTGATCACTGATGAAATTGGCCCACTCGGTGAGATTCGCCTTGCCCAAAATGACCGCTCCCGCCTCGCGCAGACGTTTTACAACAGGTGCGTCCTGCGCAGCCCGGTGAGTTGCCATCGCTACGGACCCGGCGCTGGTGTGCATGAAATCTGCCGTGTCCAGGTTATCTTTGACTAAAATCGGGATACCATGAAGAGGCCCACGCCAAACACCGCGTTCCCTGTCTCTATCAAGTGCCTGTGCGATGGCTAACGCGTCTGGATTGACTTCAATCACCGCTCGAATTTGCGCACCATCTTGGTTATGTAACGCGATCTGCTCAAGGCATTTGGAAACGATGTCAAACGAGCTGAGTTTCCCTTGCTGCTGTTGTAACAGCAGTGTGTCAATATCCCACATCATGAAATCGAGCATTATTGTCCAGACCTTCCTCGCTAGAAATGAAAGTGTTCTCTGTCCGAGTTTCGCACACTAAGCTCTCATTGACAACGAAGAAGGTTGGCAGCCGGACATGGAAAGGTCCATGTGCCGCCGTATAAGCTTAGGCATTCGGCGAATACTTCAAGTGGTGTGATCGACTCACATATTCTTATTGGGAGGGTGCGACTTGGCAGATGTAAAACTTGCGATCATTTACTACAGTTCTACAGGCACAAACCATAAAATGTCCCTTGCCGCTGCGGACGCTGCGAAGGAACTGGGGGCCGATGTCAAAGTCTTAAAAGTGCCTGAACTCGCGCCCGAGGAAGCCATTGCGGCAAACGCGGGGTGGAAGGCACACTACGAAGCGACGAGAGATGTGCCGGAAGCAACCGCCAATGATATCGAATGGGCGGACGCCTTGATTTTCAGCGTACCGACCCGGTTCGGCAACGTACCATCCCAAATGAAACAGTTCCTCGACACGCTCGGTGGCTTATGGGCACAAGGAAAAACCATCAACAAAGTCGTCAGTGGCATGACAAGCGCTCAAAATGCACATGGCGGTCAAGAAGCCACGCTATTTTCCCTGTACACAAGCATGTACCACTGGGGCGCCATTGTGGTCGCACCTGGCTACACAGACCAGTCCCTGTTTGGAGCAGGTGGTAATCCGTACGGAACCAGTGTGACGGCTGTCGAAGATGGTAGTATTTCCGAAGCGTCCATCGGGGCAATCAAGCACCAGGCTCGACGGGTTGTGACGGTTGCGGACTGGATCAAAAAAGGCCAAGCATGAATGTAAATTGTCTACTGGTAACGTAAA
This is a stretch of genomic DNA from Alicyclobacillus dauci. It encodes these proteins:
- a CDS encoding BaiN/RdsA family NAD(P)/FAD-dependent oxidoreductase, which produces MRCLKAYDVIVVGGGPAGLMAAIAARETGARVALVEKGHKPGRKLGISGGGRCNVTNAKPLPELMDNIPGNPRFLYSALSQFSNHDIIDFFENLGIRLKEEDRGRVFPVTDQAATVVKAIVDKVYTSGVDVMLDTPVARLLANDGKITGVRLTRGQTLETSAVVISTGGCSVPKTGSTGDAYPWVQALGHTIVDPYPTEVPLTSNEPFIVDRKLQGLSLRGVDVTVWNEKDKRLTTENGDLLFTHLGLSGPAALRCSHYVSTAKRKNPGTKLRATIDVLPNVTRDELSHQLFSAREEHPRRSLANALEQWVPERLASYVLNKTNVNGSTQLTHVSKSDSDAISGCIKACPVVITGTLPLEQATVTGGGVSVKEVDPKSMQSKLCQGLFFAGEVLDVHAHTGGYNITVAFSTGRLAGRSAAMQAMDGDRVVNNS
- a CDS encoding MFS transporter; translation: MKRSLVLYFLSEFFLSFGIGIIQYAQPFFYASAHIGDEKIGYLFAINAFCGGCSALIVGPIADRFGASRMFKIGTLLIGVGDLGSSVGYAWPLWMGTAAIAGVGGSMLTSTENVVLSSLMVGRERSHLISRFTALYMFLIGAGIVCGGFLVLGVGLQWTMILGSLIALVAPVIRFFVKAPDSRREKVLQVPSKPLMFMASYAILFGIAGGLFNQFATLILSERYHATTSTTSIVYAVSIFMVSIGSFLVRPLIQKLKQQATLLLAFILSAVSMLLFIVAMSTGVFVGIYFLLTISTAVPPPIIDAMFLDFVHTSEFSQMFGMRVFGTRVGNAIGSSMGGGLLKGDHYDWLMLISSGFFIISYVYLQFIRRPLHRYRTERDESHGTSVS
- a CDS encoding Maf family protein; its protein translation is MMKHRLILASGSPRRRQLLEMLGLSFDIIVTNADESFEPSLPPANIVRELAHRKASAAVRSITGSDERFVVVAADTVVVVDGDILGKPSTEDEAIDMLTRLQGRHHDVYTGVAVYDSTTDKTIGASVQTRVWMHPRAKEWLTWYVRTGEPMDKAGSYAIQGQGSLLVERIEGDFYNVVGLPVGKLDEIFTELGLSIQSWMEA
- a CDS encoding trans-sulfuration enzyme family protein, which gives rise to MKIETRLAQIGNGLDPATGAISAPIYQSTTFAHPGLGQSTGFDYARTLNPTRKALEEAIADLEGGDRGLAFASGMAAVHAVLSLFQPGDHIIVSNDLYGGTYRVLEQILRPLGITASYVHTGKMDDIEAVALPSTKAIFIETPTNPMMQITDIAACSILAQARGWLTIVDNTFMTPYLQRPLDLGADIVLHSATKYLGGHNDVMAGLVVAKTAELGERLYFVQNSIGAVLGPHDAWLLMRGMKTLALRMERHMKNAFAIAGWLDARDDIPHVYYPGLETHPGRDICSRQASGFGGMVSFDVLDARMVPYILEHLELITFAESLGGVESLMTYPARQTHFDIPEDVRNAIGVTDTLLRFSVGIEHIGDLIDDLAQALEYAGDRVLAVRG
- a CDS encoding DMT family transporter is translated as MTRISVTTASRSVVGLSLLIGLLAVSFSSIFIEWSKAPAAIIGMYRLWMSVILFMPMAWNKRRELVALSRKDIGLVLLSGLFLGLHFLFWIQSLKETSVASSMIIISLEPIFVLIGSIIVFREGASRKAVFSMGLAVFGCVVVASGDMTRGSGHLWGDLLSLIGTVAVSVYMIAGQKLRKSVSGTTYNVLVFFVAGLVLFLFNIGTRSPLFGYSGQDWLMFALLAVVSTVLGHGIFNWLLSSVAATTVSMTILGEPVGAIVLAFFLLGQPILLLQALGGAICLIGVFAFLRLNHSGKSNDEEYPPGEKTQPA
- a CDS encoding DUF423 domain-containing protein; amino-acid sequence: MGFAVTGAVFAFLSVALGAFGAHALKDRLSPDMLSVFHTGDQYQMYHALALIAVGILLRMGIGGRAMHISGWLFAVGVVLFSGSLYALSTTGVKALGAITPLGGLCFLAGWVFFVIALA
- a CDS encoding amidase family protein; amino-acid sequence: MMWDIDTLLLQQQQGKLSSFDIVSKCLEQIALHNQDGAQIRAVIEVNPDALAIAQALDRDRERGVWRGPLHGIPILVKDNLDTADFMHTSAGSVAMATHRAAQDAPVVKRLREAGAVILGKANLTEWANFISDHMPNGYSSRGGQTLNPYGPGRFDVGGSSAGSGAAVAAGFAVAAIGTETSGSILSPASNNSLVGIKPTVGLVSRTGIIPISMGQDTAGPMTRTVSDAARILQVIAGEDKADAATASTAHLARDYMSQLRVGKLAGVRIGVPRGYYHKGLSDEEREVFDAAVNVLREKGATLVDPLELPTPELNENIDVMIHEFKVALNAYLAKTEATLPARTLAELIAYNDDHAEIALRYDQALFRLAEETSGSLTEAKYLQQRLRDLKWSREDGIDGALQEHGLAALVFPSYFGCSIAAKAGYPSITVPAGYTKAGQPVGLTFTGTAFSEAELIGLAYDFEQATKYRKAPQLD
- the wrbA gene encoding NAD(P)H:quinone oxidoreductase, which gives rise to MADVKLAIIYYSSTGTNHKMSLAAADAAKELGADVKVLKVPELAPEEAIAANAGWKAHYEATRDVPEATANDIEWADALIFSVPTRFGNVPSQMKQFLDTLGGLWAQGKTINKVVSGMTSAQNAHGGQEATLFSLYTSMYHWGAIVVAPGYTDQSLFGAGGNPYGTSVTAVEDGSISEASIGAIKHQARRVVTVADWIKKGQA